A part of Deltaproteobacteria bacterium genomic DNA contains:
- a CDS encoding twin-arginine translocase subunit TatC has translation MSNEETFHNMGLIEHLRELRSRLFKMVVAVGIAFVFAYIYSGEIYGLLMEPLISKLPASSRFV, from the coding sequence GTGAGCAACGAAGAAACGTTCCATAATATGGGGCTCATCGAGCATCTCAGGGAGCTTAGAAGCCGCCTCTTCAAGATGGTCGTTGCCGTTGGCATTGCCTTCGTCTTTGCCTATATCTATTCCGGCGAGATATACGGCCTCCTTATGGAGCCTCTTATATCGAAGCTCCCGGCCTCGTCGCGCTTTGT
- a CDS encoding twin-arginine translocase subunit TatB produces MFSIGFSEILLIAVLALLFIKPEKLPGIAREVGKFFGEIKRIGEDFKKSVTEEASAIGEAGEKNKEKPKAAPVDNDNKHGGVK; encoded by the coding sequence GTGTTCTCAATAGGGTTTAGCGAAATACTTCTCATAGCGGTTCTTGCGCTTCTCTTTATAAAGCCCGAGAAGCTGCCCGGTATTGCCAGAGAGGTCGGCAAGTTCTTTGGCGAGATCAAGAGAATCGGCGAGGACTTTAAAAAAAGTGTCACCGAAGAAGCATCTGCTATCGGCGAGGCAGGGGAAAAGAACAAAGAAAAGCCGAAAGCCGCGCCAGTAGACAATGACAACAAGCACGGGGGCGTAAAGTGA